In the Bdellovibrio sp. ArHS genome, one interval contains:
- a CDS encoding Rieske 2Fe-2S domain-containing protein: MAVSAKVSGPDFSKGVSEEILKDNESLLGHIGGEPVLLVRHEGDYFAVGAKCTHYGGPLEAGIVSGDKVVCPWHHSCFDLRTGEAIKAPALNPISAWHVEVRDNKVFVTDKKSPVTAPRKGTESQHFVIVGAGAAGTAAAVM; this comes from the coding sequence ATGGCTGTAAGTGCAAAAGTCAGCGGACCGGACTTCTCTAAGGGAGTTTCTGAGGAAATACTTAAAGACAATGAAAGCCTGCTTGGTCACATCGGCGGAGAGCCGGTGCTGCTCGTCCGTCACGAAGGTGATTACTTTGCCGTCGGTGCTAAATGCACTCATTACGGTGGCCCCCTCGAAGCTGGAATCGTCAGTGGCGATAAAGTCGTGTGCCCTTGGCATCATTCATGTTTTGATTTACGCACTGGCGAAGCGATCAAGGCGCCGGCATTAAACCCGATCTCGGCCTGGCATGTGGAGGTTCGGGATAACAAAGTCTTCGTCACCGACAAAAAAAGTCCAGTGACTGCGCCACGCAAAGGCACAGAGTCACAGCACTTCGTCATCGTCGGAGCCGGAGCGGCGGGAACCGCCGCCGCCGTTATGTT